The Daucus carota subsp. sativus chromosome 7, DH1 v3.0, whole genome shotgun sequence genome window below encodes:
- the LOC108193452 gene encoding uncharacterized protein LOC108193452 yields MEARVAVSSHGEEATKYIQKKHIQTQSQIGAVPHLLAGGIAGAFGKTCTAPFARLTILFQVQGMYSDVMVLNKPCIWREGLRIVNEEGFRAFWKGNLVTIAHRLPYTAVNFYAYEHYKSYLKSVTGFQSRTDSVGADMCVHFFCGGLAGVTAASATYPLDLIRTRLAAQRSTIYYQGIGHALRTICRDEGFFGLYKGMGATLLGVGPSIAISFSVYEAIRTYWHSKRPNDSTTMVSLASGSLSGLASSTATFPLDLVRRRMQLEGVAGEARIYNTGLVGTFKHIFRSEGLRGLYRGILPEYYKVVPGVGIVYMTYEMLKELLSDWSS; encoded by the exons atGGAGGCTAGAGTAGCTGTGTCTAGCCATGGTGAAGAGGCAACAAAATACATACAGAAGAAACATATTCAGACTCAGTCTCAGATTGGTGCTGTGCCGCACCTACTCGCCGGAGGTATCGCCGGCGCTTTTGGTAAAACCTGTACTGCCCCTTTTGCTCGCCTCACCATTCTCTTCCAG GTGCAAGGTATGTACTCTGATGTTATGGTGTTGAACAAGCCTTGTATTTGGCGTGAAGGCCTACGTATTGTAAATGAAGAAGGATTTAGAGCTTTTTGGAAAGGGAATCTTGTTACGATTGCCCATCGGCTTCCGTATACTGCTGTTAACTTCTATGCCTATGAGCACTACAAAAGT TACTTGAAGTCGGTTACTGGCTTCCAAAGTCGCACAGATAGTGTTGGTGCTGATATGTGTGTGCATTTTTTCTGTGGTGGTTTAGCTGGAGTCACAGCGGCTTCTGCTACTTATCCCTTGGATCTTATCAGGACTCGTCTTGCTGCACAG AGGAGTACTATATACTATCAGGGTATAGGTCATGCACTGCGTACCATTTGCAGAGATGAGGGCTTTTTTGGTCTCTATAAAGGCATGGGAGCTACATTGCTG GGAGTGGGACCTAGTATAGCAATAAGTTTTTCTGTTTACGAGGCCATACGTACATACTGGCATTCTAAAAG GCCAAATGACTCTACTACCATGGTCAGCCTTGCTAGTGGCAGCCTTTCAGGCCTTGCATCTTCAACAG CAACATTCCCTTTGGATCTTGTAAGGCGAAGAATGCAATTGGAAGGGGTTGCAGGAGAAGCCCGGATCTATAATACTGGCTTGGTAGGGACATTTAAGCACATCTTCCGGAGTGAAGGCTTACGAGGCTTGTACAGAGGCATTCTGCCAGAATATTACAAAGTGGTTCCAGGTGTTGGAATTGTTTACATGACATATGAGATGCTTAAGGAACTTCTGTCGGATTGGTCATCCTGA
- the LOC108193340 gene encoding protein RETICULATA, chloroplastic gives MAVYSSRIAAAHSVNLRNELVCPAKKLFYFRVSNVRNLRVGDGLRVRGLANSEGGGFESIGAVDKVVEDSESLNGRNGVRVLDESDYKPNVDNGSGDGGDDAGNGKALGGGGDGEGGDPEEKEFGPLLNFTQVMREIEARGAKLPSDMLEAAKTVGIRKVLLDRYLDLQGSAWPLGFAMRSCGMLRNRMLADPTFLFKIGTEIVIDTCCATFAEVQSRGKDFWAEFELYTADMLVGVVVNVALVGMLAPYARIGRLSTSQGLLGRMQHAYAALPSSVFEAERPGCSFTVKQRIGTYFYKGIMYGFVGFGCGIIGQGIANLIMTAKRNVKKSEADIPVPPLIKSAALWGVFLGFSSNTRYQIINGLERLVEASPMAKQVPPVALAFTVGVRFANNVYGGMQFVDWARWSGVQ, from the exons ATGGCCGTCTATTCTTCAAGAATTGCAGCGGCCCATTCGGTTAATCTGCGAAATGAGCTTGTTTGTCCGGCTAAAAAGCTCTTCTATTTTAGGGTTTCAAATGTACGGAACTTGAGAGTGGGAGATGGTTTAAGAGTAAGGGGTTTAGCTAATTCAGAAGGTGGTGGGTTTGAATCTATCGGTGCGGTTGATAAAGTTGTTGAAGATAGTGAAAGCTTGAATGGGAGAAATGGTGTTAGGGTTTTAGATGAGAGTGATTACAAACCAAATGTTGATAATGGCAGTGGGGATGGTGGGGATGATGCTGGTAATGGCAAGGCTCTTGGTGGCGGTGGCGATGGCGAGGGTGGTGACCCGGAAGAGAAAGAGTTTGGTCCCTTGCTTAATTTTACTCAGGTGATGAGAGAAATCGAAGCTCGGGGTGCCAAACTTCCTTCTGATATGCTGGAGGCTGCCAAAACTGTTGGAATCAGGAAAGTGCTTCTTGATAGATATCTTGATTTGCAG GGGTCAGCCTGGCCTCTGGGGTTTGCTATGAGATCATGTGGAATGCTTCGGAATCGAATGTTAGCTGATCCTACTTTTCTTTTCAAGATAGGAACTGAG ATAGTTATTGATACTTGTTGTGCAACGTTTGCGGAGGTTCAATCGAGGGGAAAAGATTTTTGGGCAGAATTTGAGTTATATACCGCTGATATGTTGGTTGGAGTAGTTGTTAATGTTGCGTTAGTTGGTATGTTGGCTCCTTATGCCCGTATTGGAAGATTGTCTACATCTCAGGGATTACTTGGACGTATGCAACATGCTTATGCGGCCCTTCCTAGCAG TGTATTTGAGGCAGAAAGGCCAGGATGTAGTTTTACAGTAAAACAGAGGATTGGCACTTACTTCTATAAG GGCATTATGTACGGATTTGTTGGTTTTGGATGCGGTATTATTGGTCAAGGCATTGCCAACCTGATCATGACGGCCAAAAG GAACGTTAAGAAATCAGAAGCGGACATTCCAGTTCCACCACTAATTAAGAGCGCTGCACTTTGGG GAGTTTTTCTTGGATTTTCTTCGAACACTAGATATCAGATTATTAACGGATTGGAACGCTTGGTGGAAGCATCTCCAATGGCAAAGCAAGTTCCGCCGGTGGCATTGGCATTTACAGTCGGAGTACGATTTGCAAATAATGTGTATGGTGGCATGCAATTTGTTGACTGGGCCAGATGGAGTGGGGTACAATAG
- the LOC108194252 gene encoding CASP-like protein 5B2, with translation MKELIGSPGMVSGLLLRIGQFLCAAASIGVMVSATGFSNYTAFCYLIASMGLQVLWSFGLACLDVYALKIKRDLQNPVLVSLFVVGDWVTATLSLAAACSSAGIAVLYAKDLDFCKVHLNIPCGRFDLSIALSFATWLLTAVSSHVMFWILASV, from the exons ATGAAAGAGCTGATTGGGAGTCCTGGAATGGTTAGCGGGTTGTTGTTGAGGATTGGTCAATTTTTGTGTGCTGCTGCTTCCATTGGAGTCATGGTTTCTGCTACAGGATTCTCTAATTACACTGCTTTCTG CTATTTAATTGCGTCGATGGGGCTTCAAGTGTTATGGAGCTTTGGTCTTGCGTGCCTTGATGTTTATGCTTTAAAAATAAAGAGAGACCTTCAAAATCCAGTCCTAGTCAGCCTTTTTGTCGTTGGTGATTGG GTGACTGCTACTTTATCACTTGCAGCTGCATGCTCATCAGCAGGGATTGCGGTTTTATATGCAAAAGACTTGGATTTTTGCAAGGTTCATTTGAATATCCCATGTGGAAGATTTGACCTCTCCATTGCTCTGTCTTTCGCTACTTGGTTACTTACTGCTGTATCTTCACATGTAATGTTTTGGATCTTAGCATCAGTGTGA